In Pseudomonas glycinae, the DNA window CCCTGGCCCCGGTACTCGAGCGTCGCGGCGAAGCGGTGTGTGTGCTGGCCAGCGGTGATCCGATGTTCTACGGCGTTGGCGCGAGCCTGGCGCGGCAGGTGCCGGAGGCCGAGATGCTGGTTCTGCCGGCGCCGTCTTCGTGCTCGCTGGCAGCAGCCAGACTGGGCTGGCCGTTGCAGGACGTCAGCGTGCTGTCGCTGGTGGCTCGCCCGCTGGCGGCCCTCAACGTGCAACTGTTTGGCGGCGTGCGCCTGTTGTTGCTGAGCAATGACGGTCAGAGCCCGGCCGCCGTTGCGGCATTGCTGCGCGAGCGCGGATTCGGCGCCAGTCGCCTGAGCGTCCTGGAGCATCTGGGCGGCAGCGCCGAACGCCGGATCGACGGCACCGCCAACGACTGGAACGATCCGCGCATTGCCGACCTCAACGTGATCGCCATCGAATGCCTCGCAGATCCAGACACTCCGCGCCTGTCGCGCCTCGCCGGGCTGCCAGACTCGGCCTTCCAGCACGACGGCCAACTGACCAAGCGCGACGTGCGCGCCATCACCCTCGCCCGCCTCGCCCCGACACCGGGCGAACTGCTGTGGGACGTCGGCGCCGGCAGCGGCTCGATCGGCATCGAGTGGATGCGCGCGCACCCGAGCTGTCGCGCACTGGCCATCGAGGCTGACGATGGTCGCCAGCAGCTGATCGAACACAACCGCGATGCGCTGGGTGTTCCCGGCCTGCAATTGATTCGCGGCAGTGCGCCGCAGGCGCTCATCGGGCTGGAACGTCCGGACGCGATTTTCATCGGCGGCGGCGTGACCCGCGAAGGCGTGCTCGACACTTGCTGGGAACAACTAAAGCCCGGTGGCCGACTGGTCGCCAACGCCGTGACCCTGCAAAGCGAAATGACCTTGATGAGCTGGCGCGAACAGCACGGCGGCGAGCTGACCCGCATCCACATCGCCCAGGCACAGCCGCTGGGCGAGTTCGATACCTGGCGCCAGGCGCTGCCGATCACCCTGCTCGATCTGGTCAAACCCCTCGATGCGTGACGAAACTGCCGAACAACCCGCGCCCCTGCGCAGCGGCCTGACCACCGGCAGCTGCGCCACAGCGACCAGCCTCGCCGCGGCTCGCCTGCTGCTCGGCGGAGTGGTGGCGGACGCCGTGCAGATCGTGTTGCCCAAGGGCAAGCAGGTGCAGATGCGACTGGAGTTCTGCCGACTGACCGAAGACGGCGCGGAAGCCGGGACGATCAAAGATGCGGGCGATGATCCGGACGTGACTCACGGCGCCCTGCTCTACTCCCGTGTGCAACTGATCGACGAGCCGGGAATCCGCTTCATCGCCGGCAAAGGCGTCGGCACAGTGACTCGACCGGGACTGGTGCTGGCCGTCGGCGAACCGGCGATCAACCCGGTTCCGCGCAAGATGATCAGCGATCACCTGACGCTGCTCGCCGAAGAAACCGGCTATCGCGGCGGTTTCGAAGTGACGGTCAATGTCGAGGGCGGCGAAGCTTTGGCATTGAAAACCATGAATCCGCGCCTGGGGATTCTCGGCGGGCTGTCGATCCTCGGCACCAGCGGCATCGTCCGGCCGTTTTCCTGCGCGGCGTACATCGCTTCGATCCACCAAGGCATCGACGTGGCGAAAACCAACGGCTTCCTGCACATCGCCGCCTGCACCGGCAATGCCAGCGAAGACACCATGCGCCGGGTCTACAACCTGCCGGAAATTGCCCTGATCGAAATGGGCGACTTCGTCGGCGCGGTGCTCAAGCACCTGCGCAAAGTACCTGTGGATAAACTCAGCCTGTGCGGCGGCTTCGGCAAGATCAGCAAACTCGCAGCCGGGCACATGGACCTGCACTCGCGTCATTCGAGCATCGACCTGCCGCAACTGGCCGAATGGGCGGCGGCGATTGGCGCCGACGATGCGTTGCAGCAAGCCATTCGCGGGGCGAACACCAGTCAGCAGGCGTTGGCGATGGCCAGTGCGGCGGGTGTTGCCCTCGGTGATGAAGTTTGCCGCCATGCCCTGGAGTTTGCCCGCAGCGTGGTGCCGGCTCAGGTGCAGGTCGAAGTGTTTGCGATTGATCGTCAGGGCGGCATCGTCGGCCATGCGGGAGCTTTTGTATGAAGCGAATATTGTTGCTCGGCGGCGTGACTGAAGCGCTGGCCATCGCGCGCACTCTGGGGCCGGAACACATTTACAGCCTGGCCGGCGTCG includes these proteins:
- a CDS encoding bifunctional cobalt-precorrin-7 (C(5))-methyltransferase/cobalt-precorrin-6B (C(15))-methyltransferase — its product is MTPWLTVVGIAEDGFKGLGKNARRALMSASRIIGGQRQLDLLPVCIRGERQLWPSPFSLAPVLERRGEAVCVLASGDPMFYGVGASLARQVPEAEMLVLPAPSSCSLAAARLGWPLQDVSVLSLVARPLAALNVQLFGGVRLLLLSNDGQSPAAVAALLRERGFGASRLSVLEHLGGSAERRIDGTANDWNDPRIADLNVIAIECLADPDTPRLSRLAGLPDSAFQHDGQLTKRDVRAITLARLAPTPGELLWDVGAGSGSIGIEWMRAHPSCRALAIEADDGRQQLIEHNRDALGVPGLQLIRGSAPQALIGLERPDAIFIGGGVTREGVLDTCWEQLKPGGRLVANAVTLQSEMTLMSWREQHGGELTRIHIAQAQPLGEFDTWRQALPITLLDLVKPLDA
- a CDS encoding cobalt-precorrin-5B (C(1))-methyltransferase; this translates as MRDETAEQPAPLRSGLTTGSCATATSLAAARLLLGGVVADAVQIVLPKGKQVQMRLEFCRLTEDGAEAGTIKDAGDDPDVTHGALLYSRVQLIDEPGIRFIAGKGVGTVTRPGLVLAVGEPAINPVPRKMISDHLTLLAEETGYRGGFEVTVNVEGGEALALKTMNPRLGILGGLSILGTSGIVRPFSCAAYIASIHQGIDVAKTNGFLHIAACTGNASEDTMRRVYNLPEIALIEMGDFVGAVLKHLRKVPVDKLSLCGGFGKISKLAAGHMDLHSRHSSIDLPQLAEWAAAIGADDALQQAIRGANTSQQALAMASAAGVALGDEVCRHALEFARSVVPAQVQVEVFAIDRQGGIVGHAGAFV